The Culex pipiens pallens isolate TS chromosome 2, TS_CPP_V2, whole genome shotgun sequence DNA window GCTTTGTGTGTGCGCGCGTGGGATGTGGTCGATCAGAGGCTTGGTGGCCGTCGCTGGCTTGCTGCTGGCCGTTGGAGTTTGCGTAGGAGGTGATTTAAAGTTGGAACTCCCCGAACGATCAATTAACGCATCCAACAAATAAAAAGCGCTAATTGGGTGACGAGTTTTTGGGGGGTTTGTTGTGAAGAAAGCTAGCTGGTGTGTGACGTAAGGTGTTTCCCTTCTTTTCGTATATAGTTCCTCGTGATGGATTCGGTCCGGGGAAGCAGGACTGGGGCTTCGTGGACGTCCGACCTGGGGCGCACATGTTCTACTGGCTGTATTACACGACGGCCGACGTTGTAGACTACACGGAACGCCCGTTGGTCATCTGGCTGCAGGGTGGTCCCGGCGCGAGTTCAATGTACGGAAACTTTGAGGAGCTCGGCCCGCTAACACTGGAGCAGGAGGAGCGAAACCACACCTGGGTCAAGCACTACAACGTGCTGTTCATCGACAACCCTGTCGGAACCGGCTTCAGCTACGTTGACGACTTTTCGCTGCTGACCAAGTCAAACGCGGAAATCGCCGACAATCTGCTGGCGTTCATGAAAGAGTTCTACAAGCGCAACCCGGAGTTCACGGACACTCCGCTGCACATCTACGCCGAAAGTTACGGCGGAAAGATGGCCCCGGAGTTCGCGTACGTACTGGCCAAGGCCATCGACCTCGGAGAGATCGACGCCAACCTGCAATCCGTCGGAATCGTAGCCCCGTGGGCCTCCCCCATCGACTCCGTCCTCTCGTGGGGTGAGTTCCTGCTGAACATGGGATTCGTAGACACCAAGGGCTACCGCGAAATCCAGGCTGCAGCCATCAACACCGAACACATCCTCAACCAGGAACGCTTCGAAGACGCCACGTACGCGTGGGGAAACACCCAAGGAGTTCTCATGCGGCAAACTGGACCCATCGACTGGTACAACGTGCTGTTCCTCCAGGAGTACAACCAATTCCAAGCTCGACTTGCCATGTTCGAGAAGGATTTGAAGCGTAAGTCTACCAGCTAAACCAACTAAAACCAACTTCTTCAAAAACCTCATTTCTTCAAACAGAGGCCACCGCGGACAGTGCGCGCAAGCTGGCCACCGAAGACCGCGACCAAATGCTGGTGGACCTGATGCGCAACGAGGTCGCCAAAACCCTGGAAC harbors:
- the LOC120415100 gene encoding retinoid-inducible serine carboxypeptidase-like: MWSIRGLVAVAGLLLAVGVCVGVPRDGFGPGKQDWGFVDVRPGAHMFYWLYYTTADVVDYTERPLVIWLQGGPGASSMYGNFEELGPLTLEQEERNHTWVKHYNVLFIDNPVGTGFSYVDDFSLLTKSNAEIADNLLAFMKEFYKRNPEFTDTPLHIYAESYGGKMAPEFAYVLAKAIDLGEIDANLQSVGIVAPWASPIDSVLSWGEFLLNMGFVDTKGYREIQAAAINTEHILNQERFEDATYAWGNTQGVLMRQTGPIDWYNVLFLQEYNQFQARLAMFEKDLKQATADSARKLATEDRDQMLVDLMRNEVAKTLELPAASVYDAQGGRVFSTLAGDFMKPAMDVIELLLNNTSVDVVVITGQLDLIVATPGNVVWVEKLKWTGRNDYLNAPRTGVGAKGILEGYQKSYGKLSVYWALRAGHMVPADNPALMDYILQKHVGHQ